The Tripterygium wilfordii isolate XIE 37 chromosome 1, ASM1340144v1, whole genome shotgun sequence sequence CACTGGTGCCTAACATGACCCGTCTATCCACATCGATAACAAACCCTCAGTCCCTGTTGTGATCCTCTACCTCCCTGGGACCTTTGCCCTCCACTGCTCTTCCTGACCGGTTCTGTGAAGTTTGACTGTCTGTCCTCTACCTCTTCTTACTAAACCACCCCTGCCTCTGTCCTCTAAAAGCCCCTCCAATACCACCACTTGATCGACCGCCAAAAGTATCCCAATATTTCCTTGAATCTTTATTAATCTGCTCTTGCTTCAAAGCCTCCTCTCTCACATCATCATAGGTAACAATCTTCATACTAGCCAGCGGTGCCCCTACATTTGGCACCAAACCTTGCCTGAATCTCTCCGCCTCGCTCTCCTCATCCGGGGTATACATCTTCCCAAATTCATATAACTCCTCAAACTTGTAACTGTAGTCTGCCACTGACATATCCGGTTTCTATACCAAAGTCAAGAACTCCTTCACCTTCTCCGTGCGATAAGAGTTTGGCACAAAATGCTGTAGAAATAATCTCTCAAATGATGCCCAAGTAAGTTGTTCCTTCCTCTGCCCCAGAGCATACCACCAATCATAAGCCTTGTCTTTCAGGAAGTACGAGGCTACCATCCCCCGTCTCTCATCCGAGATGCCTAAGGTATCCAATCGTCTAGTCATCTCTCTGATCGAAGTATAAGCTTTTGCAACATCTATGTCACTACGAAATTTAGGAGGTTCCAACTTGAGTAGTCGGTCCACCTCTTTCAATTGCCGCTGAATTCTATCAGCCTCCCCCGAGGTCTGACCCTCCACCACACCGTGAGTATCCAGTCCAGTGCGTGCCTGAACTATCTGAGTaacatttttcatcatctccGACATCTCCTTCATTACTTGCACTTGAGCCTCAAACATTGACGCCATCTGAGTAGTTGATAAAGCTTGCGCCTACGTAGGTGTGGCCTCAGGAACCACTCCCTCTCCACCTGCCACATTCATTGCAGGATTTTCTATCTCTTCAGAGTTCCTCACGACAGTACTTCTTCCTCATTGCTGACCAAGAAACACAAAGTAAATTCCAGAATATACAGGATTGATGACATACTTGTTTCTATTAATTCTCTCCACATTCATGGACAACTAATATCATCCAATGTAAGCATATTCCCCTACAAGCAGGAAGCAACAAGAAACTTTGCAAACTCTGCAACTTTGTTTCTATTGAATGTGAACGTTCATAAAATCAACCGAACAGAACAAACAGATCAGTCAGCAACATTGATATGGTATATGAAATAGCAATTTGTTACCAACATTAAGCTGGAATTTGCAGAAAGGAGTGATTCTTGAGAGCAGATGAGGAAAGCAaaaggtttaggtttaggtttaggtttagggttagggttagggttaggaaTTCAGATAGCAATCTGAGAATTTTGACCTTCGAAATGGGCTGGAGTCTGGACCTTCCTTCGGGCTTTGGCAACTTATTTTTTAAGAGTTTTGTTATGTCATTGGGCTTATCTCATAAGAAGGCCCATATTCAGTCACGATTGAATCATCAAACTTCTAATTAtatttccattttattttatttttaaacggggagggggattcgaacTCTGGAGACCCTTTTTACCATTCCAACTAGTGGCTTGGATATAATCATCTGCCCATTAGTTTGTGATTGCCAATAATAACACCTAATGCAACCCAATAATTAAATACTAATCCCTAATTAAATCAATGTGAAGACTTATGTAAATAATATTTCACATTAACTGCTAATTAATACCCAATTAGAAGTAGTAAAACGAATTCAAATGTAATTAGATATAAAGTTTGCTTATATATAACTCTAAACAACTCCACCCAAATCatcacgaaaaaaaaaaaaacacaaactgaTTAATCTGGGTTTAGTGCTTGTCTAATCAAAGTCTTcagattacatatatatatatatatatatatatatatatatatagagttgtGATATAATGAAGACTGGTTTCACGTTAATTGTCAGTGTTTTAGCTGTTTTTGCTGCAACAAGTTTACCTGGTGCAGGCAGACTCAGCTCCAGAGCCGGTTGATGCTCCTGAACTAAAGTCACGACCTCGAGGGCTTGTCTTTGATGTAACTCACCATGGCGCTGTAGACGATGGAGATACAGAGAGTAGCTCGGTAAGTTTGGTCTCTACTTCTTTACTATAATTTGCtaaattgttgttgattttgagTGAATATGTTGTTTTTTGGGTTGCAGGGATTCTTAGCAGCATGGAAGGCTGCTTGTGATCATGATGAGAGAGCGACTTTCTATGTACCGGAAGGTACATACCATGTCGGTCCGTTTGAATTCTCCGGCCCTTGCAAGAACAATCAGTCTCAAAGATAGTGATTAGAGGGAATCTGATCGCTCCTAGTAAACTCCAATCGTTCCCGTCTAAAACTTGGATTCAATTCAGTCACTTGAACGGATTCAGTATAACCGGAGAACTTGACACGACCAACTTTGATGGACGAGGAGCGGTTGAAGCTTGGAAACAACACAGCTGCCATTCCTGCCAACATTCTTCCCGTTGCGAAACCTTAATCCCAGTAAGTATTGCTTCTGCTTCTATACATCATGGTTAATTAGACCATCACTTTGATTAAATGGAGTTTTGCTAGAATTTTAAGGGTCTTACTTATTTGATTTTGATCAACGCAGTCGCTGAAATTCGATCATGTTTCACATGGGACGATCAAAAATGTTTCCTTGTCAAATGCCAAGGGGTTCCATCTGGTAATTCATGAAAGCAGCAATGTCAATGTTCACAATGTTATTGTTACTTCTCCTGCTCCTGAAGATAGCCCAAACACTGATGGAATCCATGTCAGTCACTCTAGTAACATCAACATTTCGTCTTCCACGATTGAAGTTGGCGACGATAGTGTTTCCATTATAGCTGGTTCTGTCAATGTCACTGTTTACAACGTCACTTGCAATTGTGGCCATGGAATAAGGTACCAAAACTCTGACTCTATTGGGACAATTTTGATTCATAAGTAACGTAAATTATGTAatactcttttttgttttgttttttttccgaTATGGCAGTATTGGTAGCTTGGGCAAGACCAAGAATGAGGAGGATGTATCAGGGATCAGTGTCAAGAagtgcaaaataaagaaaacaaagaatggTATCAGAATAAAGACTTGGAGTGGATCTACTTCAAGCAATGCTTCTAACGTGACATTCGACGACATTGAAATGACCGATGTCTCGAACCCCATCATCATCGACCAAAAATACTGTCCGAACGACAAATGTGATACATCAAAGGTACACAAACACACAGCACAATCATCTATCTTTGCATTGATGTACACAAACACACAGCACAATCATCTATCtttgcatgtgtatatatatatctctatcaGTACACAGACTGACAGACACACACAtgaaacaatatatatagatatagttaTTTACTAACTTGGTTTCAATCATTGTTCTGTGTACCTCAGCCTTCAAAAGTGAAGATTAAGGATGTTACCTTCAAGAATGTGAGGGGAACATACAAATCAGAGTTTGCAGTGAGTCTGTTGTGCAGTCCTAGTGTGCCTTGCGAGAATGTCAAGCTTGTTGACATCAATCTGACCCCAAcacatgaagaagatgatgaagattgGAGGGAAGGCAATCTGAATCTAAACGGTGCAATTGATGGCTTAAAAGTGATTAATTCAAACTTCTGAAGTGGAACTGTGGAAGGAAGCATAGGCACTCTTTCTTAGTGTTTTTACTCTCTTAAAGGCTTAATGACTTGTTTAGTTCACATAGATATTAGATATACGTTGTTTAGTATATATAGAAattgttaattttcttttatgaggCATTTGAGATCTTGTTGAGGGAGTCGTTTTCTCTAATTAGTAAATGTAATGACTATATTAATTTTCTtgtattctaatttttttttgtcatgttgAACCCATCCAAGAGTTGGCTCACTCCGGAACCTGTCTTTGCATGGCAAACTCAATACATGTCCCAATTTAGTCATTAATATAATTCCAAACATGGAATTGAACCATATGTGTGCCAAACCAACACTTATCAAGATCCACCCTTGCCACTTAGGATATCCCATGATGACTTATTTTAGTTTCTTATAATCAAATTAACATCTTATTGATATAGTTAGGGGTGTAAACGGTCgggttttttataaaaatttaatcGATCGATCGGTCAATTATTTTGGTTATTTGGTCGGTcctcactattttttttcttacaaatAACCGACCGTTAACTGTTCGGTTATTCGGGTAATTTTCTTATAGCCATATATAGTAATATTAGCTAATATAACCAATTTgttaaaagtgaaccaatctaAGAAAATTGGATTTAGTTGTATGACTGGTAAGTGTAATTCAGTCTCCAACATCTTTAATTACACAAATAGATAACAAGAATtccagagaaaaataaaatcaatttttaacgttcttttattttttaacatgaATGACTGAAACGACATCGATTTATTGTGATGTCCTCCATTTTCGTTGGAATGAGGGTGTAGGCGTGTAGCTCATCGCAGACAAAAATTAGAAACTCAGAGGGAGGGAAATCAAGTAAGCCGCCTGAGTTCCGCTCTTAATTTTAGGTCATAAATATGTATAAAGAGCTAAGTTGCAAGCAATGGACTTGCACTCTCTATTTCCATGCACAGTGCATCTGCAAGTTTAAAAAATGCAGCAATACTCCAACACAATGACCACAAACAAAATTTTAGCAGTAGCATTAGGGGCGGAGATGGATGGGTAGAGTGGGGTCAACTGACCCCactcaattttaaaaaaaaaaaatttaatatatgtaataGTAATACTATGTCGTTTTGAAgaatagaagaagagaagtgtaACCTAAACTCTCTCTATCGCTATCTCATCGTCATCGAGTTTCTCTGGACTCTGATCTCCCTCTCGAATCTCGCTGTCTCGGCCTCTCAAAGAAAAGTTGTTGGCACTGCCACTGCGCATCACGACGATTGGAGTACTGTTGTACTGGTCCCGCTCTGCTTCTGCTCTGCTACCTCGGTTACTCTGTTACTCAGTAGTGAGTAGTCTGTCATTATCTTCAAAGAATCAACGGTCTGTCCTTCACTCCTTTGTTGAatacttttaatattttatacTTGAATAATTTAATTGTTGAGTTGTTAATATAGAATGTAATTTTTTGTCCTATTGGCTATTGAGCCATACATATTGTGCGAGTGAGTCTCGGAGTGTGTGACTTTTTTACTAGGAAATTGGAAACATGCTTTATTGCTTTACTGCTTTAGTGCTTTTGATTTGTGTCCTATTTGAGTCATACTTGAATTGTTGATttagaaatatagaataatgTGAATTGTTAATGGGATTTAGATCaatctagagaataaaataaTGTGAATTGTTATAGAAATAGAGAATAATGTGAATTGTTACCGTGAAACATTCTTTTTTACAGCTTTGTAATATGGATAAATACCTCAAAAGAAAAGCTCCAATGGTCCCAGTGGATGTAGATCAACCTAGTTTGAatcaaaaacagaaagaaattgATTTGGAAGATATTCTTGCGGATCCTGGACTTCGAAAACCAATTAATGAGTACCTTGTTAATGATAGAGACAGAGTTCGAAGAGCATATTTACAAAAGGGTCCTACTCAACCTCATGGGCACATGTTCCCACAGAAAATGATTAGTGGTATGTTACGACGGTTCAATGAAGCTTGGTTTGATGAATATCCGAGCTGGTTGGAGTATAGCGTGGAGAAAGATTCTGTTTATTGCTTATATTGTTACTTGTTTAAGTCAAAAAGTGGTTATCAAGGAGGTGGTGATTCCTTTGTTGGTGATGGATTTtcaaattggaaaaagaaaggcAGATTCGATGTCCACGTGGGAAGGCCTAATAGTTCTCATAATGAAGCTCGAATGAAGTGTGAGAAtctaatgaataaaaaaaaagtattgcaTCTTTCTTCTCTAAGCAGTCATTGAAGAATCGAAGTGATTATCGAATTCGCTTGAATTCTGCTATCGAGTGTAGTCGGTTTCTATTACACCAAGGGCTCCCGTTCCGTGGCCATGATGAATCTCAAGCCTCAAGCAATCAAGGAAACTATTTAGAGCTTCAAGGTTTTCTTGCAAGAAATAATGAGGTGATAAAAAGTGTTGTTCTTAATGAAGCTCCTGGCCATCACAAATTGACATCACCCGATATTCAGAAGGAAATTACTCAAGCTCCTGTAGAGGAGACTACCAGTGCAATCATCAAAGACCTTGGTGATTCATTATTTTCCATTATGATTGATGAGTCGCGTGACATGTCATGCAAAGAGCAAATGGCTGTTGTTTTGAGGTACGTCGACAAAAAAGGGCATATAATGGAGCGTTTCCTTGGCATTCAACATGTGTCTGAAACGACAGCTATTTCACTAAAGGCTAGTATTGAAGCTTTATTTGCTACTCATGGTTTAACTATTTCAAGATTACTTGGTCAAGGTTATGATGGAGCAAGTAATATGCAAGGGGAGTTCAACGGCTTGAAAGCTCTTATTTTGAGAGATAATCCGACTGCGGACTTTGTCCATTGTTTTGCACATCAACTCCAATTAGCTCTCATAGGTGTCACAAAAAACCACAATGATGTTGGAGATCTTTTTAACTTTGTCACTAGTATCTTGAATGTTGTTGGAGGATCGTGTAAAAGGCGAGATATCCTTAGAGATAAACAAGAGGCCAAGATCATTGAAGCACTTGAGGGAGGAGAAATTTCAAGTGGAAGGGGTTTGAATCAAGAAACTACTCTAAGACGACATGGTGATACACGGTGGGGCTCACATTATCTTACATTGGTTCGGTTGGCTTCTATGTTTTCTTCCGTACTTGATCTACTTGAGATTATTAGAGTGGATGGTTCAAGCTCTGAACATAAGACTGAAGCTGCTGTCTTATTAGAGGTAATGCAATCCTTTGACTTTGTTTGCACTCTTCATTTAATGATGAAAATATTGGGACTTACAAATGAACTCTCACAAGCATTACAAAGAAAAGATCAAGACATTGAGAATGCAATGGATTTAGTGAAAGCATCTAAGATACGCTTGAGAAGTATGAGAACT is a genomic window containing:
- the LOC119995656 gene encoding exopolygalacturonase clone GBGE184-like translates to MKTGFTLIADSAPEPVDAPELKSRPRGLVFDVTHHGAVDDGDTESSSGFLAAWKAACDHDERATFYVPEGTYHVGPFEFSGPCKNNQSQRYHLNGFSITGELDTTNFDGRGAVEAWKQHSCHSCQHSSRCETLIPSLKFDHVSHGTIKNVSLSNAKGFHLVIHESSNVNVHNVIVTSPAPEDSPNTDGIHVSHSSNINISSSTIEVGDDSVSIIAGSVNVTVYNVTCNCGHGISIGSLGKTKNEEDVSGISVKKCKIKKTKNGIRIKTWSGSTSSNASNVTFDDIEMTDVSNPIIIDQKYCPNDKCDTSKPSKVKIKDVTFKNVRGTYKSEFAVSLLCSPSVPCENVKLVDINLTPTHEEDDEDWREGNLNLNGAIDGLKVINSNF
- the LOC120002573 gene encoding zinc finger MYM-type protein 5-like, with translation MDKYLKRKAPMVPVDVDQPSLNQKQKEIDLEDILADPGLRKPINEYLVNDRDRVRRAYLQKGPTQPHGHMFPQKMISGMLRRFNEAWFDEYPSWLEYSVEKDSVYCLYCYLFKSKSGYQGGGDSFVGDGFSNWKKKGRFDVHVGRPNSSHNEARMKCENLMNKKKVLHLSSLSSH